CAACAGTGAGCAATTTAACATCGATTTCGTCACTGGAGCATATATTGTAAGTCCACAACGCCTGTGTTCTCTTGAACTATTTGCAGGCGACCGACAAAATGGCAGACGCTTCACGTTGTAACTGCAGGCGTCGCTGCAGGTCGACGGCTGCTGCCGACACATCGACGGCTGCCGTCAGGTGACGGCAGTAATCGCCTCTGTCGCTGGCAACGTGCCGCCCGTGTAAAACATCCCTAATGCAAGGTTAACTCTTAATCACAGTGAATAattcttacataatataataattgacgtgatagcccagtgaatatgacctctgccttctgcCTTGAATCCTTTCCGGGGCATGCAGTTTCAACTTTTCAGATTGAAAcgtaagaaattaatatcacatatctcaaacggtaaaagaaaaacgtcgtgacctgagaattttcttaattctctacttgtgtgaagactgccaatccgcatctaaggcctaaccccttctaagcattctaagaggagactcgttatTCCAACGCTCAATAGAAGTTTGGTGtggtttatttaaacaatattcattttatttttgtaaaaatcaaaGTCCGGCAATGGTCTCAGGTCTCATGACGAGATACGATCGTCCGTCTTCGGTTTAGTCGGATGTTTTCGCGTAATCTTCATTGACATTCGATTCATCGGGTCTACGTAccgtaaagtccttttcatgaaagaaagaaaaatgcgtttattttgaaattatgccaaactcacaatatctccagtacaccaggtcagccaggacaataccctgcgatgtgtggtagaacccagaaaatggcgccagctcagcataatgctacgctttaggaagtcccccagacgtggcgctaatgtcttaatggcgtatattgtcatttggtaatggcggacTTATTGTCATTtttgtaaggcgctgtcaattttagttcgttttagccgcgggatttctttcataaaaaggactctacaataatataatgtcGTCGGTTGAAATGCTAGGGCGCGGCAAATTATAATACTGAAAGTTTAGCTTGATATCATAATAgggtatatacctacctaattaacaAGTACTTGTATGCTCGTACAAGTCATCACCATGATACTAaaggggtgaaacaggggtagAAAATTTGTATGGTGAGTCCTTCATTCTTCaagttgtaaaaattggtatgtgtaccaCCAAAgacctactaaaaataatgtaattcaagatttttcaaattactACCCCTAAAGTTTGAAAAATGGGTTAAGTTAtagtttttggagtttactctttgagaatcgatttttcatatatagcccccggtatgaataaaaatatggacagtaaaattcgatgaacgaatgacagcgttacgtttttgtgcgtaACCGATTCTGCGTACCTTTCAAGcgtgagtattgagacgtacatagtgtatgctgcggggcaacataaacctatttagacagtcgatctgaaagagtaaactcgtAAAACCATTCGTGCGTTGGAggtgacacacactttttttttaattattagtggACTACATaacacatgcgaaaatataaatagaaggtggtgaaataggggtttaaaGTTTTACATCGATTTCCGCGCGGAACGTGATTtccggatttaaaaaaaaaacgaccaACAGACTCAATGGACTAAAATCGAGAAGGTCTACAAATTAATGTCACACGTCTCACAATGTACGTAACTGCAGACACGGGTCCTAATCCAAAATTTACAAGAGGCGAAAAGTGTATCGTAGCACATTTGATACTGACTATAGCGGTGACAATAGTTTTGCTAATTGTTTACCTTGCACACATATTTGTCAGCGATCACAGCGGTTCCATTGGAGCTTTCGATACGCGACGATCATTGTCACTAAGAGGCAGGTATCTATAATCTATTTAGCCGTTTGTGCAACAGGTATTGTACCTTTTAAGCCTGAACACGCTAACAATAGggataattaatgattaatatGATTAAGTCCGAGATCGCGTTGCGCGACTgcctttgtttagtgctccatataaattcatactaagcagtgggtcgtgcgacccggTCGCGATCGCCAAGAACGTCAGTCCACcctaagcttgcgtttaataaaatttttgaacTTACGATATATACGACACTTACCCATGATTTCATGTggcattttattataaatacgtacaattttattttaatgtcggacaatagtattattacaatcacaccttTTAAATCACACCTGTTTACGTTAAAATAATACTACGTTAGGTAAGTTACTATTTCGGTTTCTCCACTATTACCTATACGCCCTTAAAAATAACCTAACTCCGAATATGAAACTAACTCCGATGAGTAATTTTTACTctgcaatatttttcttttcctgCTACAGACCATACAGAGTTACGTAAAGTTCCGATTGGATCGTTTTACTTTGTGAATGTGTCAGCAGTAAGGAGTGTTTGCAACACCCTACTGTTAACTCCAGAGTGGTCAGCCAGCGCCGGACACTGCGTCGCTCTGCGTTCAGACCCGCATTTGTCGTACCTTTTATTTAACTGGAGGATTAAATATCCTTATGACGATCCAGGTATTTACCCTTAATTTTTTGGGACATTAAAATAAGTAtactattttgttaatttatttggaaaattaaataaataacctttcagaaaaagttattttttgtgtaaagtatttaatattaaaaatacaaatgattCAAATTGAATTACTCACTAGAACGCTAACTACTGGGCACTTTACGCTATATCTCGTATTTGTTTGCAGgacttaaaattttaaagagcATAGTACACCCTCATTTCAATAGAGACTCTTACGATAATAATGTAGGACTGATGCAACATCGACGAGCAAAGGGTTTCGAACATtacataggtaatattatatagtCAATACGTTCTATTTACGTTAATCAGGATTTTTATTGTGTCttttctcagaccaattattgtataagacctgcctcgctagacgttacttttctgtcaaagtatatgatcaacgatctaatgcgattataaaaactgtctctatagaatcaatgttaaatagttgtaatcgtgttcgtcggttaaagagcgccgtaaaaatacctttttgtgtaattgaattgtttaaaaaacgggcaaaaacttctagtttagtataaaatatataccaaatctaagctcgttttcttcagaaaatgacagacaattttgttcgtgactatgagtgcgatacaggtccttctataattggtctgagtgtcttttatataaaataaattacaataatttatttcgcAAATTACAAACTTATTGTacttgtgatagcccagtagatatgagctctgccttcgatctggagggtgtgggtttgattcCGCTCCGGGGTaagcacctccaacgtttcagttatgtgcgttttaagaaattaaatatcgcgtgtctacAACGTTGAAtaaaaagcatcgtgaggaaacctgcattacctatctgaaaattttaattctATAAGTGTGTGTTATATGTCTATTGTCTACGTCTacgtgtgccaatccgcattggatcagcgtggtggtctattacCGTAACGCCTCTCATTGGATAATATAGTTTGTCAATTCCACTTACTTTTTTCAGTGCCCCAAATAAAAAGTAACAGCAAATATGACATAAAAAGGATGCACTTGGTTATGTTAAGCTGGGATCACGCTGCGCTTCAAATCAAAGGTAAAAGTATTATCCTAAGACTCGTTACTTTGTTTTTCTAAACGCTAGTTGTGGATTTTGATGTCATTGATTGGAGTTCttagtgtttaatttttcagtaaaagcCAGCAATCAAAAAATGCTGTGAgtgaaaaatcttaataagatcacttatcagaaggtatcgactaaatagaaaaaaaaagtctcTCAACCCATTAGTACCGCATGGTAGGattaatttaaatcgtaataacTTCTCTTATATGATTGAGCCCTGACCTGTTATGAAAAATAACTGATATTATGATGACTGACGATATTGAATTAATGGTATCTTGGGTCATTGCTAGGTAGTGGTGACTTGAGATGAACTGGACTTGCCTTGCCATTATTCGTAGTATATTGTATACTTTAATGCACGCCAATGATTTTAAGCGGATCTTACCACTACGTCTACCTTAATTTTCATTTGACTGCCTATTATCTAATCTCGTGCCATACCTAATACTCCATTtatggaattaaaaaatatatattataatgacaTAGATTATTCACAtgtatattgaaattttaaaaattatattacaatgttttaataataataataataataataataaagccattTATTAATCCTTATTCCTTAGCGTTACAAAAGTTTTAgttgaaactagcggacgcccgcgactttgtccgcgtgaaaatcgttgtaaactttcaactacccctatcctaccactaccctacccctaccctaccctacccctgcctacccctaccctacccctacctttcccctaccctacccctaccctactcattaaggctgcacttctttatttattccccccccccgcgagtcgcgtcgagcgcggcaacctttacacaaaaataatccatttagcatgaattagtattcacacGCAAtggtttagcgtatttcttgtataactttgatgtttctttaccgatttttatgattctttttttattgaataggtaataatgttaacttttttagttagggatgagtgatgagtgttataaacataagagtagacaaatataattagaaagctccgaaatGCTAAgttatcgggagttacacgtgttattgtgagtcaaccataaaagatagacatatatatgctgttgtgtttttatagatcattttaaggagaacatttccgtcatacatgatttctatctaactttaaccattaaggctgtacacgcgacggaagcttaaaaaattgagtaacttctcccgttttctcaacatttctcttcactgctctgctcctattgattgtagcgtaatgaaaagtatactataacctgcccaggagtatgtagaataattgtaccaagtttcgttaaaatccgtcgagtagtttttgtttctataaagaacatacagacagacagacagacagacagacagacagacagacagacagacaaaaattttactgattgcatttttggcatcagtatcgatcactaatcaccccctgatagttattttggaaatatatttcatgtacagaattgacctctctacagatttattataagtatagattaaacctaatgttagtaggtacataatattattgttagttttgtaagttacaatttttttttttgtttattttttttttttaaataggttcaaattgttagtttattataaagtacattatatatatttttttttatatatatgttattCGTATAGAGTATCTTAATTATAAGGATCCCAtatagggtataggcctcccctagtttttttttttttttttttcttcttttaattattgtacATCTATCGGAGATATCAGAgaattctattatttttatttttaccattgAACTCACATAGTTCTGGTTTCTACTCTCTGTAGAAAATATTCACGTCGAAAATGAAGTCTGAATTATTCAATATTGCACCTCTCATATCGAATTTTAGGAAGGcttaatatcatattttatattttgtaatgcaTTATTTAATTCTACTTTTAAGTCTTTCTGGAGAGTTCAGAGAGGTGAGATGTTTTAGGTTTTATGTAGTGGAACTAGGGGGTTTTGGTCATCCTCCTCCACGCTGACTATTCGTGTTGGAGGAGAGAGAGGGTCCGTAGATATAATTATGTTGCTATTTTTCTGTGCTATTATGATTCGATGTGGCTGACTCAggaattgaatttttttctgtTCGAATAAAATTTTCTCCATGCTTGTTCTTCCAGTAGGATGttaatgtgttatttttctGTGCTTTTTTAGGCTCTTTGTTATTTGCAAGTCGGTTAAACTTTTCTGGTGGAGACTCTGAATGATGTCGTTTATTTGGTCTATTTGATGTTTCATTTTgtggaataataattaatttgtcatattttattttttttttttttttttttttcttctgggtttatctgcgatcagtaTCATAACTATAAGCAGATGTGTTCGGTGATAACTTCGCTTTTCGAGTGTATTCCCCAGTGAGAATATCCCCTCATTGTTTTTATAGATTAATAGGTTTAAATAATGTGCTTTCTTTTAAGCCTGCTCTGATATGTTctgtgaatcaattttgaagCCAGAACATTTGGATGACTCCTTAgtcgtgttttgtatttttcagtGACGCTGTCAATCTCTTCATTGACAGTTTTCACCTTTAGTTGCTCGTGAATCTCGTCATTCTTTATGAACCACGGAACACCACAGATCCTTCTCAGAATTAAGTTTTGGGTCCTTTGCAGGATGGATATGTTAGAGTTGCTGGAACTTCCCCATAGCTCGATGCCATACATCCAGACCGGCTTCAATAGTACCTTATATAGCAAGAGTTTGTTATCAATGGATAGTTTGCTATTCCGACCTGCTATCCAGTGTATGTTCTTATATCTTATGTTAACCTCTTGTCTCTTTGTTTTGATATGGTGGTGCCAGGTCAAACGCCTATCAAGGTGCAATCCCAGGTATTTGACACTCTCTTTATGTGGAAGCTCAATTCCATCTAGGAATACAGGAGGGCAGTTTTCTTTGCGCAGCGTAAAAGTAACTTGCACAGACTTTGAAGTGCTgacattgattttatttgattgaagCCATTTGGATATTGCTTCTAAACCTTTTTGAAGTGACCTTGAAGCAACTGCagggtctttgtcggtagctaGAACCGCAGTGTCGTCGGCAAATGTAGCAGTTGTAACCCCTTTTACCTCTGGAAGATCTGCGGTGTATAATGTATACAACACAGGCCCCAAAACTGAACCCTGCGGAACGCCCgcctttatttcataaaatttagaTGTTACATCTATTTCCTTTACCTGAAACAATCGTTCTGAAAGGTAGGATTTCAGTAACAGGTAATAGCTATGAGGGAtgtgtgttttaattttatataatagaccATCATGCCAGACTCGATCAAAAGCCTGTTGAACATCGAGAAAGACTGATGAGCAGTATTCTTTATTTTCCAATGTTTCTCTTATTTTATCACAAACCCTATGTACTTGTTCAACAGTGGAATGCTGCTGCCGAAATCCGAATTGGTGGCTGGGTATTGTGTTATTGGCATTTAATATTGGTAAGATCCTTCGCAAGAGAAGTTTCTCGAATAATTTTGAAAGAATAGGCAGTAAACTAATTGGTCTGTAGGAAGTGATTTCGGTAGGCGGTTTACCAGGCTTAGGTATCATCAGTATTTGTGATACTTTCCATAGTAGTGGGAAATATTGTACTCTTAAAATTCCATTGAAAAGCGATGTTAAGAATACAATTGCCTTTTTTGGAAGTTGTTTcaatatttcatttgtaataAGGTCGAATCCTGGGGCTTTTCTATCAGGCAGTCTTTTAATTGTTCCCCACATTTCTCTAACTGTGACTGGGACAGGTGGAAGAGACATCTGAAGGTCCATGTTAAGATGCTGACTAATATTCAGTTCAGATTCAGGATCTGAGATATTGTTTGGACAGAAGACTTTTGCTAGATGCTCAGCAAAAACGTCGGCTTTTTCCTGTGGACTTCTCGCCCAATGCTGGCTTGTTTTGATAGGTGGTTTATGAATTTGAGGTCTGTTGTAGAATTTTGTAAACTTCCACAGAGAATAATTAGTGTCAGCTGTAGGACTTAGTGACTCCAGTTGAGATTCAAGAGTTGCATCGTGCCATCTCTGCAACATTTCCGAGAGATTTTCTGCAGCAGTGATGAAGTTTACTTTATCCTGGTGAAGTCGACTTTGGTGCCATATCCGACGCAATCTCCTTTTATTTAGAACAGCTCTTTTAATGTCCAAAGGatagttttctattttattgcAATTCTGAGTCTCTGGTGTATTAATCCAGCAAGCATTTTGTATCAGAGTCGTTATGAATACGGCCGCCTCTTCTATGTCATCATGTGTCTTGAGAGCTACTTTTAAGTTGATTTTAGCTTTGATATACTCCCTAAATGATTCCCAGTCTGTGCGTTTGTTATACAGCGACTCTGCTTTCATATATTCAATTACTTTAGTGTCAACTGTTAATAAAACAGGTGTATGATCAGATAGACTATCAAAGCAAGATTCAGGTTTCAGGTAGTGCTTAGTCAATCCTTTTGTTATAAAGAAATCCAAGAGGTCTGGTAGCTTCTTCGGGTCACTTGGCCAGTAGGTTGGTTCACCCGTTGAGACTGTTCTAAGGTTGTTATTATCTACACATACCTTCAATTGTCTACCTCTAGTTGTAGTTAGCCTAGATCCCCAAAATGTATGTTTAGAGTTCCAGTCTCCTCCTACTATAAAGCGGTTACCAAGACTATCAAAGTAATGGGAGAACATGGTAGCTGTTATTTTATGTTTCGGGGGGCAATACACTGCAGATATAACAATCATGCCTGCTTGATCCTCAACAGCAATGGTTGTCGCCTGTATATGTTCGGTTTTGTATTGTGGCATTTGATGATGTTTTACTGAGTTTTTGACTATGACTGCAGTGCCAGCATGACTTGTTCCATCTGGGTGGCCTGTATGGTAGCACTGAAAGTCTTTGAATTTGATGCAGGTTGATGAGTTACAGTGTGCTTCAGAAATTAGAAGTATATCAAGTTTATGCTCTATCATAAATATTTCAACAATGTTTTTGTTCGGTGTTAATCCGTTTATGTTGTGGGTAGCTATTCTAAGAGAACCTATTTGGATGATAGTCTATCAACAAGTTTGACCATAAGACTCATAAGAGTACTTATTTGTTGTAGGATCATATCAAACTTCTCAGATTGTTTTATAAGAATTTGTTCCAGTGTAGGATGCACTCTGCTGGAGtctgaattttcatttatggGTTCATTATGATTATTTAATGTTGCAGCATATGACTTTTTTGGTGGCTTCTCTTTGCTAATAGGCTCGTCTTGTTGTGGGATATTTCTGGTAAATTTTGGTTTCTGATTTCCTTTGTTGGTAGTTATTCTGTTTCGGCGTAGAAGAATTTCTTTGTAGACTTCGCATCCCTTGTAGTTAGCTGGATGAGGCCCATTACATAAAGCACACTGAGCTGGACTGTTGCGGTCACGTTTCTCGCACTCAGCGGTTTTGTGTGACTGTCCACATTTTACACAGCGATATGGTCGCATGCAATAATTTTTCGAATGACCGTACTGTTGGCATCTTTGGCACTGCACAATTGAGGTTCTTTTCTTTGGATCTTCTATAATAACAGACTgatgaaaaatgtatttcagGTCTTTCACTGCTCTGTTGTTAGGTCCTGGTGCCAGATTGACGAAGAAAGTGGATGTTGGCATCTTATTTGGCCCATATTTAGCATTGATGATTTCTCCGGTAACCGTATTTCCAGTGGCTTCAATTTCTTCCTTAATTGCATCAATAGGTGTTGTCGGGTGCAGATTTCTTATGACAATCCTAAAGCATCTTTGGTCTTTTCTGTTAAAAGTATGTCCAATCAGTCCATTTTCCCGGACCACAGTTATAAGGTTTTTGTATGTGTCAATATCCACACTACTTATTCGTAGTTGATTTTTGTTGATAATTTTGTAGGAAAATTTTTCTTTAACAGCTACAGTTTTTAGGAGATCTGTTAGCATGTTTAGATCCTCAATCCCATACAAAATTATAGGTGGTGGTTTACTTGGTCGGACAGTTTTGAAAGTTGAAGTTTTCTCAGGAGAGTCAACCTCTAAGTCGGAGAATCGATTTGAAGTTTTTACAGATTCCGGTGAGGGGCTTAGTAATTTCCTTTTCTTGGAATTTCTATTAATGGGCACTCTTTGCCAAGATGGAGGTTGGGGATTTTCCAGATCTGGGGTAATAGATTCCGACGTTGTTGCTGGTTCATCAGGCAGCCTACTTCCATCTGAGGAGGACCGTGGCCTGGGTATAAACAAACTTGGATGAAAAGCTTGCTGGACAAGCTttttggtggtggtggtggtggtggtggtgttgttgctgctgctgctgctgctggtgCTGCCAGTAACATTCACTAACACAGGAGCCTGGGCGCCCACTCCTGTGGAGTCTTCGGTAGTAGATTTCTCACTTAAGGGCCCGGGTACCCTTAAGCGCCGGTCGCTAGCCGGATGGCATGGCAAATCGCATTTCTCTTTACTGAACATTTCCATAAAATAAAAGGGGTTTGGGAACATAGTAATGGTGATTTCCCAAGGCACCATACTCAGTCGTTCAGACTTGGCTCGTCTTGGCTCCTGTTAACCAGCTGACTATCATCAGCAGACTACTATTTCAGAGGACATTTACTTCCCCTTGGCCCGTAGAGGCCAGTTGACGGGTTATTTGCCTCCGCCCGTGACTCGGCGTTGTTGCTCGTTTTGCACCACCCAGGGGACACGTGTAGGGTGGGCCTAGGAAAGGTGGTACTCCTACGGACGCGAGCAACATCGTCCCCCAAttgtcatattttataaataccttTTTTCCTCTTTCGCTCTCTTCTTTTACCTTCTTTTGAAGTTCACGTCTTTTAAGTAAGACATTTCGCGGAAAGTCTTCtttaatataacaattttgGTATtccaataattttttattgcgtaaaatctcaatttttctttttaatgtagAAAATGTAACAACAATTGGTCTAGTCTTTTCGCCTTTTTTACCTATCCTTCTCAAGGCCTGTACATCCAAATCCGTGCAAGTTACCTTCATAACATCATTAAATAAATGCAACCTACTTTGTACTTGGTCGAATttctcgtttattttatttaacaacgtAATTTCGCTATTTTTGACACTGTCTTTGGTTTCTTTCAGATCTTCTTGTATCTGTTTTAGAAGTTGTAAGATATTttccattattaattaatataatttataggttaaaattaaaaaccgaaAATAAAAAACCGATAAAGCCAATTCTTTAAACTGGGGTTTGAACTGAGGGACTCTGTTGTGAAATCAAACGTAGTTTCCAATACGCCACGGATTGACTTGACACTCGTGATGAAATCTGCAACGGCTACCGTTGTTCTCTAACTTGTCATTTAActtgatgttttttatttttgacccTCTTGTcacttcactttttttttttgtatgtattatttcttttcgtTTGATTAATTTCACTGTGTATTATTGTCTTTTCGCTCTATTAACATAGGTAATTAGCATGTAGTAGTATTATTTTCATAAGAAAACTACGATTTATTCGAGAACATAGTTCCTTGTTTACAATATGTATAAACGGTTGACGAGTAGAAGCGTTTATGATTAGGCACTTTTTTCACTGTTTTAGTTGTCGGATGACGCTAAGAACATTTTCACTTGTGCATTGTCCACAGTTTTACacgtatttcataaaaataagcttaaatttgcaaatttaaaattttaaaaacactttaatcACAGAGCCAATGTTACTGTCAGCGCACTGCAGCGCCCTCTCaatgttttaatataactttataattataaaaggcctatgtcctgcaaccagtggacgtccatcagctgatgtaatgatgatgatgatgatgaatgaatgaatgaatgaaatgaattatcttttgtttattATCTCGATAACCTCATTCACTTTTAAGCCCGTAATATATTCTTTTCTCATCTGGTAACAATTAGTGCCAGGAATTGAATCAGTCTTACAGTGAGGAACTTTTTATTTTGATCACAtcattgtaatataatttttaaNNNNNNNNNNNNNNNNNNNNNNNNNNNNNNNNNNNNNNNNNNNNNNNNNNNNNNNNNNNNNNNNNNNNNNNNNNNNNNNNNNNNNNNNNNNNNNNNNNNNNNNNNNNNNNNNNNNNNNNNNNNNNNNNNNNNNNNNNNNNNNNNNNNNNNNNNNNNNNNNNNNNNNNNNNNNNNNNNNNNNNNNNNNNNNNNNNNNNNNNaatccctgcgactcgcttgatgtcgtcagtccacctggtggggggtcggccaacactgcgcttactagtgcggggtcgccattccagcactttgggaccccaacgtccatcggctcttcgcactatgtgccccgcccattgccacttcagcttcgcaactcgttgagctatgtcggtgactttggttcttctgcggatctcctcatttctgattcgatcacgcagagatactcctaacatagctcgttccatcgcccgctgtgtgactctgagccttcttatgaggcccatagttagcgaccaagtctcggaaccataggtcatcactggcaacacgcactgttcgaagacttttgtcttcaggcactgaggaatttcggacgaaaagatgtcgcgaagtttcccgaatgcagcccagccgagttggattcgacggttcacctctttctcgaaattggacctacctaactggatcatatgtcctaggtatatgtattcgtctacaatttcgagtgcagcgttctcaactataactgggtggagcgatacatgagcattacacattatttttgttttgcccatgttcattttcaggcccacctgttgagaaacgctgctgaggtcattgagcatggtactaaggtcatccagagtctgtgccatgatgactacatcatccgcgaaccgcagttgagtgatgtactcgccattgatgttgatgccaagtccgccccagtccagaagcttaaagacgtcttccaatgcggcggtaaatagcttcggagagatcacatctccctgacgcac
This genomic interval from Bicyclus anynana chromosome Z, ilBicAnyn1.1, whole genome shotgun sequence contains the following:
- the LOC112048038 gene encoding transmembrane protease serine 2-like, with translation MYVTADTGPNPKFTRGEKCIVAHLILTIAVTIVLLIVYLAHIFVSDHSGSIGAFDTRRSLSLRVIFTLQYFSFPATDHTELRKVPIGSFYFVNVSAVRSVCNTLLLTPEWSASAGHCVALRSDPHLSYLLFNWRIKYPYDDPGLKILKSIVHPHFNRDSYDNNVGLMQHRRAKGFEHYIVPQIKSNSKYDIKRMHLVMLSWDHAALQIKGKSIILRLVTLFF